One region of Vigna angularis cultivar LongXiaoDou No.4 chromosome 10, ASM1680809v1, whole genome shotgun sequence genomic DNA includes:
- the LOC108335095 gene encoding uncharacterized protein LOC108335095 — protein MAEKAAAPPPPSKPLTSQEWETLIEDFQNGVQHKWTSLDPLFDLLLSSLLRKDFPLFLKLQLLVFLDEFSLSFLTSHHHLHRLVEALKAVVHAPLDVAASAFKDQFMVSATSILICTSENVVVEAETETNLVELLLTVVNRPNFGSDRQTRGVACECLRELERWKPGLLSDVVGHLWSLCQSERTHASQCYLLLFTSVIHSIVARKLSVSILNTSVPMIPFYAPNCVTDSGSGSESGSGLNVKELRRALSFLLEWPHVMTPCGIMEFVSMIVPVALALELQPSMLKVQVFGMIHSFDPVLCHAVLSMYVHFLEAFEGQEGEVSRRILLISRESQHFLVFRLLAIHWLLGLNQFIFEKTKPTIELCSTFYPALFDPLALKALKLDLLAFSSVCANVLRLKSGSDELIDPVKLFENGLVCVSSFKWLPPTSTETAVAFRTFHKFLIASSSHSDNDPSTARNLLDSAIFRTLQGFLVNMMLESRRLVPVVVAFVDRLLSCQKHSWLGECLLQKFDEHLLPKVRMDYKLVYCFPIFDRIAENQTIPPRGLLELLTNFMIFLVEKHGPDTGMKSWSQGSRALGICRTMLMRHHSSRLFLRLSRLLAFTCLCFPDLEVRDNSRIYLRMLVCIPGKKLRDILNLGDMILGISPSSHPTSFFNVQSPRPSQKFKSFKNLSSCIHLERLRPLLVKQFWSLSLSNLVVSNANPTYLESIRDFKAPGEEKEISDSSNTQIIQETRRINQPQEPLRVMDSKVAEILNTLRKYFSCIPDFRYMPGLKVRISCSLRFESDTFNRMLGIDKTVPSSEEIDTLPAIYATVLNFSSSAPYGSIPSCRIPFLLGEPYNKDSASQNVSLSIVPVGVNDSREEEKYRATVVVDLEPREPTPGIVDVHIETNAENGQIIQGQLQGITVGIEDMFLKAIVPSDIPEDETPRYNFNLFNTLWEACGSSSSTGRETFQLKGGKGIAAIGGTQSVKLLDVPAASLIQATERHLARFVVGVSGEPLIDAVWEGGIIQNVILEDASPDASSVSHQDTGPLRLTYNDEEYEKGVISNTRKRNLGCFHVLIFLPPRFHLLFQMEVGDVSTLVRMRTDHWPSLAYIDDYLEALYLS, from the exons ATGGCGGAGAAAGCGGCAGCGCCACCACCACCGTCGAAGCCTCTGACATCTCAAGAGTGGGAAACCCTAATCGAGGACTTCCAGAATGGCGTCCAGCACAAATGGACCTCTCTGGATCCTCTCTTCGATCTTCTCCTCTCCTCTCTTCTCCGCAAGGACTTCCCTCTCTTTCTCAAGCTCCAACTCCTTGTCTTCCTCGACGAATTCTCTCTCTCCTTCCTCACCTCCCACCACCATCTCCATCGCCTCGTCGAAGCGCTCAAAGCCGTTGTCCATGCGCCGCTCGACGTTGCCGCTTCCGCTTTCAAAGACCAGTTCATGGTCTCCGCTACCTCGATTCTCATCTGCACATCGGAAAACGTTGTCGTCGAGGCCGAAACGGAGACTAACCTGGTCGAGCTGCTGCTGACAGTTGTAAACCGGCCTAATTTCGGTTCGGACCGGCAAACGCGCGGCGTGGCGTGCGAATGCCTGAGGGAATTGGAGCGATGGAAACCGGGATTGCTCTCCGATGTGGTTGGACACCTGTGGAGTTTGTGCCAGAGCGAACGAACTCACGCTTCGCAGTGTTACCTCTTGCTCTTCACATCGGTGATTCACAGCATCGTCGCTCGGAAACTCAGTGTTTCGATTCTCAACACATCGGTTCCGATGATCCCTTTCTACGCGCCGAACTGTGTGACGGATTCGGGTTCAGGTTCGGAGTCAGGTTCGGGATTGAATGTGAAGGAGTTGAGGAGGGCGTTGTCATTTTTGCTGGAGTGGCCGCATGTGATGACTCCTTGCGGGATTATGGAGTTTGTGTCTATGATAGTTCCCGTGGCTTTGGCATTGGAATTGCAACCTTCCATGCTGAAGGTGCAGGTGTTCGGGATGATTCATTCCTTTGACCCTGTTCTGTGCCATGCTGTTTTGAGCATGTATGTGCATTTCTTGGAGGCCTTTGAAGGTCAAGAGGGAGAGGTTTCTCGCAGGATCTTGTTGATTTCGAGAGAATCTCAGCATTTTTTGGTGTTTCGCTTGTTGGCTATCCACTGGTTGTTGGGTCTCAATCAGTTCATTTTCGAGAAGACGAAGCCCACCATCGAATTGTGCTCCACTTTTTATCCCGCTTTATTTGATCCTCTGGCTTTGAAAGCCTTGAAGCTTGACCTTCTTGCGTTTTCCTCGGTTTGTGCTAATGTGTTGAGGCTGAAAAGTGGTTCTGATGAGTTGATTGATCCAGTGAAGCTGTTTGAAAATGGTCTTGTTTGTGTCTCTTCTTTCAAATGGCTGCCTCCCACGAGCACCGAGACTGCTGTTGCATTCCGCACCTTCCATAAGTTTCTgattgcttcttcttctcattctGACAATGATCCTTCCACAGCCAGAAATCTGTTGGACTCTGCCATTTTTCGCACTTTGCAG GGGTTTCTTGTGAACATGATGTTGGAAAGTAGAAGACTGGTTCCTGTTGTCGTAGCATTTGTTGACCGGTTACTCTCCTGTCAAAAGCATTCTTGGTTGGGTGAGTGCTTACTTCAGAAATTTGATGAGCACTTGCTTCCCAAAGTGAGAATGGATTATAAGTTGGTTTATTGCTTCCCCATATTTGATAGAATTGCTGAAAATCAGACTATACCCCCTCGTGGATTGTTAGAGCTGCTTACGAATTTCATGATTTTCCTTGTGGAGAAACATGGCCCAGATACAGGGATGAAATCTTGGTCCCAGGGAAGCAGAGCTCTTGGAATTTGCCGAACTATGCTTATGCGCCACCATAGCTCTAGATTGTTCCTTAGATTGTCTCGGCTGCTTGCATTTACATGTCTATGTTTTCCTGATCTGGAGGTCCGTGATAATTCAAG GATTTACTTGCGTATGCTGGTCTGTATTCCAGGGAAGAAGCTTAGAGACATCCTGAACCTCGGGGACATGATTCTTGGAATTTCGCCATCTTCACATCCAACCTCATTTTTTAACGTTCAGTCTCCTCGACCTTCTCAGAAATTCAagtcatttaaaaatttatcatccTGCATTCACCTTGAGCGTTTGCGCCCATTGCTAGTCAAACAATTTTGGTCTCTGTCGTTGTCAAATTTAGTTGTTAGTAACGCCAATCCTACTTATCTGGAGAGCATCAGAGATTTCAAAGCTCCTGGTGAGGAAAAGGAAATTTCTGACAGTTCCAATACACAGATCATTCAGGAAACTAGAAGGATAAATCAGCCACAAGAGCCACTCCGTGTTATGGATTCTAAAGTCGCAGAAATTTTGAATACATTAAGGAAGTATTTTTCCTGCATTCCCGACTTCAGATATATGCCAGGTCTCAAAGTCAGAATATCATGCAGTTTGAGATTTGAATCTGATACTTTTAATCGCATGTTGGGAATTGATAAAACTGTCCCATCCTCGGAAGAGATAGACACACTTCCAGCTATATATGCTACTGTGTTAAATTTCTCGTCATCTGCACCATATGGATCAATTCCATCCTGTCGTATACCTTTTCTTCTTGGTGAACCTTACAATAAAGATTCTGCATCTCAAAATGTCTCCCTAAGTATTGTTCCTGTTGGTGTCAACGATTCCAGAGAAGAGGAAAAATATAGAGCTACTGTTGTAGTTGATTTGGAACCCAGGGAACCCACACCAGGTATAGTTGATGTTCACATTGAAACAAATGCAGAAAATGGTCAAATCATCCAAGGTCAACTTCAAGGAATCACAGTAGGCATAGAAGACATGTTTCTCAAGGCTATTGTCCCATCAGATATTCCAGAAGATGAAACACCTCGATACAACTTTAACCTGTTCAATACTTTGTGGGAGGCATGTGGCTCATCCTCCAGCACTGGCCGGGAGACCTTTCAGTTGAAAGGGGGTAAAGGGATTGCTGCCATCGGTGGAACTCAATCTGTCAAGCTTCTTGATGTCCCTGCAGCATCTTTGATCCAGGCAACTGAGCGCCATTTGGCACGCTTTGTTGTGGGTGTGAGTGGGGAGCCACTTATTGATGCTGTATGGGAAGGGGGAATCATTCAAAATGTCATTTTGGAAGATGCTTCTCCTGATGCTAGTTCTGTTTCTCATCAGGATACAGGTCCACTCCGTCTTACTTACAATGATGAAGAGTATGAGAAGGGGGTTATTAGCAATACTAGGAAAAGAAACCTAGGTTGTTTTCATGTTCTAATATTCCTTCCACCGCGGTTCCATCTCCTTTTCCAAATGGAAGTTGGAGATGTTTCAACTTTAGTTCGTATGCGTACAGATCATTGGCCGAGCTTAGCGTACATTGATGATTATTTAGAAGCTTTGTATCTATCATAA